GATGAGCCTGTATACGGATGCCCACCTGCAGACCGGCTTCCCCCAAGGTTGGACCATTTTCTTCTATGCCTGGTTTATGTCCTTTGCCCTCAGTACAGGCATTTATCTGGCACGCATATCCAAAGGACGCACAGTTCGCGAATTTGCCTTGGGGGCTACATTTTCCGGGGTATTAAGCGCCTATCTCTATTTTGCGGTTCTGGGCAACTACAGTATTCAGGTCTTTAATGACAAGGTTATTGACGTAACCAAAATCTTTAACGATTATGGAGCCCAAAGGGCTGTTGTTGAAATCTGGAATACCCTGCCCTTGAGTATAATTATCCTGCCGGTTTTCATGATTCTGATTTTTATCTCCACTGCTAACGTTATTAATAGCGTGGCCTATACTTTGGCGATGGTTTCGTCAAAAGAACTGAAGAGCGGAGAAGAGCCAGGCAAGTTGAGCAGGATAGTCTGGGCAGTTATTCTTGGCTGTCTAAGCCTGACACTAATGTTTTTGGGCGGCCTTAAACCACTCCAGACATCGGCTACTGCCGGATCGTTCCCGACGATGATCATTATGGGTCTAATATTTTATGGCTTTCTGAAAGAACCCAAACAGTGGGATTAATAAGTAATGGAAATTAATTTTTTGAATGAAAATTTTTTAAGAGAAAGTCCTGGGATGGAATATTCCAACTTTATGGAAATAGGGAGGAAATAATAATGAGCGATTTCATTAAGTTAGCAGAGGCTGTCTTCCGGGGAGACTTTGGCGGCGCAGGTCAAATCACCAAAGAACTTATCGATAATGGTACGGATCCCTTAGCTATCATCAACCAAGGATTAATCGCAGGTATGGATATCGTAGCCCCTAAGTTTAAAGCCGGTGAAATGTTTGTGCCGGAAGTAATGATGGCTGCTCGGGCCATGGCTGTGGGCATGGAATTACTGAAACCATTAATTAATGATGTAGATATTCCTTCGAAAGGAACCGTCCTCATAGGGACTGTAGCCGGGGATCTCCACGACATCGGTAAAAACTTAGTAGCCATGATTCTGGAAAGCGGCGGCTTCAAGGTTGTCGATTTAGGTGTGGACGTCTCCGTAGAAAAATTTGTTGAGGCAGCAAAGCAATATAATCCTCAGGTTATTGGTATGTCTGCCCTTTTAACCACAACCATGGTTGCCATGAAGGATACCATTGATGCCCTTAGGGAAGCAGGTTTGCGCAATAACTTGAAAATTATTGTGGGTGGGGCTCCTTTATCCCAGGAATTTTCCGACCAAATCGGTGCGGACGGTTATGCCTCGGATGCCATGGCCGCCAAGGAACTTTGCGAGAAACTTGTGGGTTAGTACGTTTGAATACGGTTCGGGCAGTGATAGAACTGCCTGAACCATTTCCATAAATTTGATGTGAAATATATAAGAAAGTAGGTTAAGAGATGTTAATTATCGGAGAACTTATCAATACGAGCAGAAAAGCCATTAAAGAAGCAGTGGCCAACAAAGATGCCGATTATATTAAACAAGTGGCCAGAGACCAGTGGGAAGCCGGAGCAAATTATATTGATGTTAACTGCGGAACCATGGTTCATAACGAGGCTGAGATCATGGAATGGCTGGTTAATACGGTACAGGAAGCGGTTGAGGCACCCCTCAGTATTGACAGCCCGGATCCCAAAGTCATTGAAGCCGGTTTAAAACTTGTGAAATATGGCCAGCCCATGATTAATTCCATTTCTGATGAGAAGGAACGTTTTGAGAGCATCTTACCATTAGTCGTTAGATACAATTCTAAAATTGTAGCCTTATGCATGGATGATACCGGAATGCCGGAAACCGGCGAGGATCGGGTACGAGTAGCCAAAAGCCTTTATCGAAAACTTACGGAAGCCGGTGTTCCCGACGAAAATATTTACTTTGACCCCCTGGTTAAGCCCGTTAGTGCCGTAGAAAAAGCGGGTGTTGAAGTATTGGAGTCCATAAAACTTATCAAATTATTATATCCTAATGTACATTTTACTTGCGGTCTCAGCAATGTTTCCTATGGACTGCCCAACCGTAAAGTATTAAACAGGCTGTTCGTTGTGCAGACCATGACTGTGGGGATGGATGGTTATATTCTTAATCCTACAGATAAAGAAATGATGGGAGTTATTTATGCTTCCCAGGCATTATTGGGTCAGGACTCTTATTGTATGAATTATTTGACCGCTCATCGCAAAGGTATCTACGATATTTAACAGAAGGTTAAGCCTCGGAAAGAGAGAACTGCTCCCATTTGACTTGCAAATGGGCTAATTCGTTTGATGATATGCTATTAAACTTTTGGCCCGGTTGAATCCGGGCTTTGTTGTCCAACAGAAAAGCTGTATAGGATCAGGAAATGTATATAGCATCTGCAATCGTTTTTATAATTAAGAAAGGAGTTGACCAGAGATGGCATTAGCTAAGACTTCTGTTGAGGATTCTCCCTTCACACCTTTTCTTATGAAACTGTCTGTCTATTCAAGTGGGGGCCCCTTCTTGGATGGATATATCTTAGTTATTATAGGAATAGCACTCATGCAGTTAGGCCCCGAGCTTCAGCTTGATACCTTTTGGACGGGTATGATTGGGGCTGCTGCACTGGCAGGATTATTCCTCGGTGGTGCTGTTTTTGGATATATAACGGATTTAGTGGGACGTAAACTTATGTATACCATTGACCTCATAGCAATTATAATTTGCTCTGTTTTGCAAATGTTTGTTACTACGCCGGGAGAATTGTTTTTCCTCAGGTTTGCCATAGGAATTGCCGTAGGTGCCGACTATCCAATTGCCACCGCCTTGCTGGCGGAATTTGCGCCTCGTAAGTATAGAGGGATTCTGCTCGGAGGATTAATTGTTATGTGGTATTTAGGGGCCTGTACAGCGAACCTTGTCGGGTTTGCTTTTGCCAA
This Desulfosporosinus orientis DSM 765 DNA region includes the following protein-coding sequences:
- a CDS encoding methyltetrahydrofolate cobalamin methyltransferase, coding for MLIIGELINTSRKAIKEAVANKDADYIKQVARDQWEAGANYIDVNCGTMVHNEAEIMEWLVNTVQEAVEAPLSIDSPDPKVIEAGLKLVKYGQPMINSISDEKERFESILPLVVRYNSKIVALCMDDTGMPETGEDRVRVAKSLYRKLTEAGVPDENIYFDPLVKPVSAVEKAGVEVLESIKLIKLLYPNVHFTCGLSNVSYGLPNRKVLNRLFVVQTMTVGMDGYILNPTDKEMMGVIYASQALLGQDSYCMNYLTAHRKGIYDI
- a CDS encoding cobalamin B12-binding domain-containing protein, whose translation is MSDFIKLAEAVFRGDFGGAGQITKELIDNGTDPLAIINQGLIAGMDIVAPKFKAGEMFVPEVMMAARAMAVGMELLKPLINDVDIPSKGTVLIGTVAGDLHDIGKNLVAMILESGGFKVVDLGVDVSVEKFVEAAKQYNPQVIGMSALLTTTMVAMKDTIDALREAGLRNNLKIIVGGAPLSQEFSDQIGADGYASDAMAAKELCEKLVG